A window of Corallococcus macrosporus DSM 14697 contains these coding sequences:
- a CDS encoding DUF459 domain-containing protein: MQNCLTRLFVTLLVVSATPASAASVQAPSPSTSAPAGVVAPAAAPPLPVPLLPEALFPAPRSPALHPPALHPPAPEVARKHKVLLLGDSLIATGFGEYLQAQLDAHPRIQSARRAKSSTGLARPDFFDWMNVGREEVERHQPDVVVVILGGNDGQSLQDTQGGKPIHWGHAEWEAAYRQRMKDFLTVLAKPGRKIVWLELPTTGLKRFEQKLRIIRAVQREVISSREDAVHLDTHPFFTDAKGRALRQARVDGFRRPMRLRMQDGVHFTVAGGRYFANKVYPEVLGVLGLLQQG, translated from the coding sequence ATGCAGAACTGCCTCACGCGATTGTTCGTCACCCTCCTTGTTGTCTCCGCGACGCCCGCGTCCGCTGCTTCCGTGCAGGCGCCGTCGCCCTCCACCTCGGCACCCGCGGGTGTCGTGGCGCCCGCCGCCGCGCCGCCGTTGCCCGTGCCGCTGTTGCCCGAGGCGCTGTTTCCCGCGCCGCGGTCGCCGGCACTTCATCCGCCCGCACTGCATCCGCCCGCGCCCGAGGTGGCCCGCAAGCACAAGGTGCTGCTGCTGGGAGACAGCCTCATCGCCACCGGCTTCGGTGAGTACCTCCAGGCCCAGTTGGACGCGCACCCGCGCATCCAGTCTGCCCGCCGCGCCAAGTCCTCCACGGGCCTGGCCCGCCCGGACTTCTTCGACTGGATGAACGTGGGCCGCGAGGAGGTGGAGCGTCACCAGCCGGACGTCGTCGTCGTCATCCTCGGCGGCAACGACGGGCAGTCGCTCCAGGACACCCAGGGGGGCAAGCCCATCCACTGGGGGCACGCGGAGTGGGAGGCCGCCTACCGCCAGCGCATGAAGGACTTCCTGACGGTGCTCGCCAAGCCGGGCCGCAAGATTGTCTGGCTGGAGCTGCCGACCACCGGGCTCAAGCGCTTCGAGCAGAAGCTGCGCATCATCCGCGCCGTCCAGCGGGAGGTCATCTCCTCGCGCGAGGACGCGGTGCACCTGGACACGCACCCGTTCTTCACCGACGCGAAGGGGCGCGCGCTGCGGCAGGCCAGGGTGGACGGCTTCCGCAGGCCCATGCGGCTGCGCATGCAGGACGGCGTGCACTTCACCGTCGCCGGAGGCCGCTACTTCGCCAACAAGGTGTACCCCGAGGTGCTGGGCGTGCTGGGCCTGCTCCAGCAGGGCTAG
- a CDS encoding alpha/beta fold hydrolase translates to MRREVQWRELGQGHGPRVLLLPGLGARGSGFLALAQRLLPAARPLLVEYPEGEAAACGAGVLARQVLRAVGEVDAVVASSFGGMVAAHLAAAGAARGVAFLGAFTRTEHLGVRGLAIGMMGPIARWARPGAVAAGLAAWTPVPFSRVPEVVPTTPLERDSTWHRALAIRGEAPPPELRRLPVSCVCIQGTRDVLVPPATVERLAASLPPGTPLHRLRGAGHVPYFTHPDACARLLQPWLEALGAGASVVASSAA, encoded by the coding sequence ATGCGTCGAGAGGTGCAGTGGAGGGAGCTGGGGCAGGGGCACGGCCCCCGGGTGTTGCTGCTGCCCGGGTTGGGCGCGCGCGGCTCCGGCTTCCTGGCGCTGGCCCAGCGGTTGCTGCCCGCGGCCCGGCCCCTCCTGGTGGAGTACCCCGAAGGCGAGGCGGCCGCGTGTGGCGCGGGCGTGCTCGCGCGGCAGGTGCTGCGGGCCGTGGGGGAGGTGGACGCGGTGGTGGCCAGCTCCTTCGGGGGCATGGTGGCCGCGCACCTGGCGGCGGCGGGCGCGGCGCGCGGCGTGGCCTTCCTGGGCGCCTTCACCCGCACCGAGCACCTCGGCGTGCGCGGGCTCGCCATTGGGATGATGGGCCCCATCGCCCGGTGGGCCCGGCCGGGCGCGGTGGCGGCGGGCCTGGCGGCCTGGACGCCGGTGCCCTTCTCCCGCGTGCCGGAGGTCGTCCCCACCACGCCGCTGGAGCGTGACTCCACATGGCATCGCGCCCTGGCCATCCGGGGCGAGGCGCCCCCACCCGAGCTGCGCCGGCTGCCCGTGTCCTGCGTCTGCATCCAGGGCACGCGTGACGTGCTGGTGCCACCCGCCACGGTGGAGCGCCTGGCCGCGTCACTGCCGCCGGGGACGCCCCTGCACCGGCTGCGGGGCGCGGGACACGTGCCCTACTTCACGCACCCGGACGCCTGCGCCCGGCTGCTACAGCCCTGGTTGGAGGCGCTGGGGGCGGGTGCCTCCGTCGTGGCGAGCAGCGCCGCCTGA